A region of uncultured Anaeromusa sp. DNA encodes the following proteins:
- a CDS encoding threonine/serine exporter family protein, producing METFLLRLLSCFLMSAAFGILCRIPQSALLWSGAGGALCWAAMYAVSQAGGKLVAAVFFGSLALGLAAEWLARRTHKPATIYIVTGFIPLVPGAEAYHTMRLLVEGTYAEAGSMAVRMLLIAGAIAFGLFLSSALIRMLRRSGKGASKHAAV from the coding sequence ATGGAAACCTTTTTATTGCGGTTGTTATCTTGTTTTTTGATGTCCGCAGCCTTTGGCATTCTCTGCCGCATTCCCCAGTCGGCTTTGTTGTGGAGCGGTGCGGGGGGGGCGTTATGCTGGGCGGCGATGTATGCCGTAAGCCAAGCAGGAGGCAAGCTGGTGGCGGCGGTTTTTTTTGGCAGCTTGGCTTTGGGCTTGGCTGCTGAATGGCTGGCGCGTCGTACGCATAAACCAGCGACCATTTATATTGTTACTGGTTTTATTCCCTTGGTACCGGGGGCGGAAGCATACCATACGATGCGGCTTCTAGTGGAAGGTACTTATGCGGAAGCCGGCTCTATGGCGGTGCGCATGCTGTTGATTGCCGGCGCGATTGCTTTTGGCCTGTTTTTAAGTTCGGCGTTGATTCGCATGCTGCGACGTAGCGGGAAGGGGGCGAGCAAGCATGCTGCTGTCTAA
- the hpt gene encoding hypoxanthine phosphoribosyltransferase: MLQDIERVLLSEEQLRQRVRELGEEISKEYAGKEILMIGVLRGAVMFMADLARAIAVPVMIDFMAVSSYGTSTSSSGIVRILKDLDEEVAGKHVLIVEDIIDSGLTLSYLVDNIKSRQPASVRICTLLNKPERRKVNLEVNYNGFVVPDEFVVGYGLDYAEKYRNLPFIGILKPAIYA; this comes from the coding sequence ATGTTGCAAGATATTGAACGCGTTTTGCTGAGCGAAGAGCAATTGCGGCAGCGCGTCCGCGAACTAGGAGAGGAAATCAGCAAGGAATATGCAGGGAAGGAAATCTTGATGATTGGCGTATTGCGCGGTGCCGTTATGTTTATGGCCGATTTGGCTCGGGCGATAGCTGTGCCGGTGATGATTGATTTTATGGCGGTATCCAGCTATGGAACTTCTACTTCGTCTAGCGGTATTGTGCGTATCTTAAAAGATTTGGATGAGGAAGTAGCTGGTAAGCATGTGCTGATTGTAGAGGATATTATTGATTCGGGTTTGACTTTAAGCTACTTGGTAGATAATATCAAATCTAGACAGCCTGCTAGCGTGCGTATTTGCACATTGTTGAATAAACCGGAACGCCGCAAGGTGAATTTGGAAGTCAATTATAACGGTTTTGTGGTTCCTGATGAATTTGTTGTCGGCTATGGACTGGATTATGCGGAAAAATA
- the tilS gene encoding tRNA lysidine(34) synthetase TilS: MLLSKVRSWCERRQLFPEQSLVLVACSGGPDSLALVHVLQRLALERGFRLAVAHVDHCFRGEASVADERFVAEFCRERQLSYQAVAIDVPGYLRENGGSPQDVARRLRYQWLRETASSLGAAYIALGHHADDQAETFLLHLLRGAGAEGLAAMAEQEALLVRPFLQVRRREIETYCSEQGLRPRLDASNLKDKYLRNRIRHHLLPDLNTYNSEIVPALTRTADIIREEHDFVRQEALKAQERCVLWRENFCQVRLLAFSEYHPAVQRELWRQVLEKKRGALTGICFVHVENLLKLASDGRLGAVQVLPGGWQVRKDYDSLVLEPLAADGKWQRQGTGWQCEVTVPSVAVLPDGSRLETSWLSFGDVAGAAVLSLAWGAVEPPLLLRFRQSGDVFRPVGMGGRKKLKKYLIDAKVPQAQRDQLPLLCDAQGILWVAGLRADERASGAGKQLYVRLQRETQ, translated from the coding sequence ATGCTGCTGTCTAAGGTGCGTTCCTGGTGTGAGCGGCGGCAATTGTTTCCCGAACAATCGCTGGTGTTGGTCGCCTGCTCGGGCGGTCCGGATTCTCTGGCGCTAGTACATGTGCTGCAACGCCTTGCTTTAGAGAGGGGATTTCGCTTGGCCGTGGCCCATGTGGATCATTGTTTTCGCGGCGAAGCGTCCGTGGCGGACGAGCGGTTTGTGGCGGAATTTTGTCGTGAGCGTCAGCTTTCTTATCAGGCGGTGGCGATTGATGTGCCAGGCTATTTGCGGGAGAATGGCGGATCGCCGCAGGATGTAGCCCGCCGTTTGCGCTATCAGTGGCTTCGTGAGACGGCCAGCTCATTGGGAGCGGCGTATATTGCCCTAGGACACCATGCGGACGATCAAGCGGAAACTTTCTTGTTACATCTGCTCCGAGGCGCAGGCGCGGAAGGGTTGGCTGCCATGGCGGAACAGGAAGCGTTGCTTGTACGGCCATTTTTGCAGGTGCGTCGCCGCGAGATTGAAACGTATTGCAGTGAACAAGGGCTAAGGCCGCGCTTGGATGCGAGCAATTTAAAGGACAAGTATCTGCGCAATCGCATCCGGCATCACTTGTTGCCTGATTTAAACACGTATAATTCGGAAATCGTACCAGCCTTAACACGGACAGCCGATATTATCCGGGAGGAACATGATTTTGTTCGCCAAGAGGCGCTAAAGGCGCAAGAACGATGCGTTCTTTGGCGGGAGAATTTCTGTCAGGTGCGGTTGCTGGCGTTTTCTGAGTATCATCCGGCGGTGCAACGGGAACTGTGGCGACAGGTTTTAGAAAAAAAACGAGGCGCCTTGACAGGAATCTGCTTTGTACATGTGGAAAATCTCTTAAAGTTGGCATCTGATGGGCGGCTCGGTGCTGTACAGGTGCTGCCAGGAGGGTGGCAAGTTCGTAAGGACTATGATTCCCTGGTGCTGGAACCGTTGGCTGCAGATGGCAAATGGCAACGGCAAGGCACGGGCTGGCAGTGCGAGGTAACCGTGCCAAGTGTGGCGGTTTTACCGGACGGGAGTCGGTTGGAAACTTCGTGGCTTTCGTTTGGCGATGTTGCAGGCGCAGCGGTGCTATCCTTGGCTTGGGGGGCGGTGGAACCGCCTTTGTTGCTGCGCTTTCGTCAATCTGGCGATGTGTTTCGCCCAGTTGGCATGGGAGGGCGTAAAAAACTAAAGAAGTACTTAATTGATGCCAAAGTGCCACAGGCGCAGCGCGACCAACTGCCGCTCTTATGCGATGCCCAAGGGATTCTTTGGGTGGCCGGGCTGCGGGCGGACGAACGAGCGTCCGGCGCAGGTAAGCAGCTGTATGTGCGGCTGCAAAGAGAGACTCAATGA